The following are encoded together in the Flavobacterium haoranii genome:
- a CDS encoding RecQ family ATP-dependent DNA helicase encodes MTQALQVLQKYWKHNSFREPQEAIIQSVLEGNDTFALLPTGGGKSVCYQVPGMVLNGITLVISPLIALIKDQIENLQKKDIKAIGLVGALSIDEISDLLDNCLYGNYKFLYLSPERLQQDWIIERLKQLPINLIAIDEAHCVSQWGHDFRPAYLKIKLLKEFFPTIPFLALTGSATTLVQQDIIEHLGLENVAVFKKSFERENLSYHIIETEDKLTKISQILTKNPQSSIVYVRNRKATVDTCNQLNALGFKATFYHGGMSFQEKEKHRLLWMENKVQVIVATNAFGMGIDKPDVKTVIHLQIPENLENYYQEIGRAGRNGEKAFGILLTTQYDIELAKRLFEENIVTKNFLKDVYKKINNYFQIAYGEGYLQQFNFTIQKFCSSYNLPVLKSLNALQFLDRQGILTMENVSSEKVKVQFIIPSKEVIRYISLNTNVEPILTVILRTYSGIFDQEMPINLELIAKKSKTSIEQIVKVLQELHEKEIIDLQLLLNDSKIVFNEVREDDLTINRISKYLENQNKTKQDRFTEMISFIENQSTCKNKLLLRYFGEEITDDCGKCSTCLKKKKTDVKDVVSEILASLKKSPLNSRELESSLGFTSEEIIFAIQTLLEKNIISLNANHQYYIK; translated from the coding sequence ATGACTCAAGCGCTTCAAGTTTTACAAAAATATTGGAAACACAATTCCTTTCGTGAGCCGCAAGAAGCCATTATTCAATCGGTTTTAGAAGGAAATGATACTTTTGCATTACTTCCTACTGGTGGAGGAAAATCGGTTTGTTATCAAGTTCCAGGTATGGTTTTAAATGGTATTACTTTAGTAATATCGCCATTAATTGCTTTGATTAAAGACCAAATAGAGAACCTTCAAAAAAAAGATATAAAAGCTATTGGATTAGTTGGTGCTTTAAGTATCGATGAAATTTCTGATTTGCTTGATAATTGTTTATACGGAAATTATAAGTTTTTGTATTTGTCACCCGAGCGTTTACAACAAGATTGGATTATAGAACGTTTAAAACAATTACCCATCAACTTAATTGCTATAGATGAAGCACATTGTGTAAGTCAATGGGGACACGATTTTAGACCAGCCTATCTTAAAATAAAACTTTTAAAAGAGTTTTTTCCTACTATTCCTTTTTTAGCTTTAACTGGTTCGGCTACAACGTTAGTTCAACAAGATATAATTGAACATTTAGGTCTAGAGAACGTAGCAGTTTTTAAAAAATCATTCGAGCGAGAAAATCTATCGTATCATATTATTGAAACAGAAGATAAGCTAACTAAGATAAGTCAAATTTTAACTAAAAATCCTCAGTCTTCCATAGTTTATGTAAGAAATAGAAAAGCTACTGTTGATACTTGTAATCAATTAAATGCTTTAGGTTTTAAAGCAACTTTTTATCACGGTGGAATGTCTTTTCAAGAAAAAGAAAAACATCGCTTGTTGTGGATGGAAAATAAAGTTCAAGTTATTGTTGCGACCAATGCTTTTGGGATGGGAATTGACAAACCCGATGTAAAGACAGTAATTCATCTTCAAATTCCTGAAAATCTAGAGAATTATTATCAAGAAATTGGGCGGGCAGGAAGAAATGGTGAAAAAGCATTTGGAATTTTATTAACGACTCAATACGATATAGAATTAGCAAAGCGATTATTTGAAGAAAATATCGTGACAAAAAATTTCTTGAAAGACGTCTATAAAAAAATCAATAATTATTTCCAAATTGCCTATGGAGAGGGTTATTTACAGCAGTTTAATTTTACGATTCAAAAATTTTGTAGCAGTTATAATTTACCAGTTTTAAAATCGTTGAATGCTTTACAATTTCTAGATAGACAAGGAATTTTAACAATGGAAAATGTAAGTTCTGAGAAAGTTAAAGTTCAGTTTATAATACCAAGCAAAGAAGTAATTCGGTACATCAGTTTAAATACAAATGTCGAACCAATTTTGACGGTTATTTTAAGAACTTATTCTGGGATTTTTGACCAAGAAATGCCTATTAATTTAGAATTAATTGCAAAGAAATCGAAAACTTCAATAGAACAAATTGTAAAGGTTTTACAAGAACTACACGAAAAAGAAATTATCGATTTACAGTTACTTTTAAATGATAGTAAGATAGTTTTTAACGAAGTTAGAGAAGACGATTTAACCATAAACAGAATTAGTAAATATTTAGAAAATCAAAACAAGACGAAACAAGATAGGTTTACAGAAATGATTTCATTTATTGAAAATCAATCTACATGTAAGAATAAATTATTACTTCGATATTTTGGTGAAGAAATTACTGATGATTGTGGGAAATGTTCTACTTGCCTTAAAAAGAAAAAAACTGATGTTAAAGATGTAGTTTCAGAAATATTAGCTAGTTTAAAAAAATCGCCATTAAACTCAAGAGAATTAGAATCATCATTGGGATTCACTTCAGAAGAAATTATCTTTGCTATTCAAACCTTACTAGAAAAAAATATCATTAGCCTAAATGCTAATCATCAATATTACATTAAATAA
- the fmt gene encoding methionyl-tRNA formyltransferase, translating to MEKLKIVFMGTPDFAVGILDAIYNKGYEIVGVVTVADKPAGRGQKLQESAVKKYALEKGLRILQPTNLKSEEFLEELKSLEANLQVVVAFRMLPEVVWRMPKFGTFNLHASLLPNYRGAAPINWAIINGEEKTGVTTFFIDDKIDTGAMILHKETPIGNNETAGELHDRLISIGSEAVVETLALIEKGNVSTEIQKDNSEIKTAYKLNKDNCKIDWTKPGEVIYNLVRGLCPYPAAWSFIKDGEQEWNVKFYETAFVKEEHNFAIGSVVTTKKEMKIAVENGFLEIYSLQFPGKKRMRTHQLLNGVQFSTEAKAF from the coding sequence ATGGAAAAATTAAAGATTGTTTTTATGGGAACTCCAGATTTTGCAGTTGGAATTCTCGATGCAATATATAATAAAGGTTACGAAATTGTAGGTGTTGTTACCGTTGCAGATAAACCAGCTGGCAGGGGCCAAAAATTACAAGAAAGTGCAGTAAAAAAGTACGCTCTAGAAAAAGGGTTAAGAATTTTACAACCTACCAATTTAAAATCGGAAGAGTTTTTAGAAGAATTAAAAAGTCTCGAAGCAAATTTACAAGTAGTTGTTGCTTTTAGAATGCTACCTGAAGTAGTTTGGCGCATGCCGAAATTTGGTACATTTAATCTACATGCTTCTTTGTTGCCAAACTATAGGGGAGCGGCACCAATTAATTGGGCAATTATTAATGGGGAAGAAAAAACGGGTGTTACCACATTCTTTATCGATGATAAAATTGACACTGGAGCAATGATATTGCATAAAGAAACACCAATTGGCAATAATGAAACGGCCGGAGAATTACACGATCGATTAATTAGTATAGGAAGCGAAGCAGTTGTTGAAACTTTAGCATTAATTGAGAAGGGAAATGTAAGTACTGAAATACAGAAAGACAATTCTGAAATAAAGACAGCTTATAAACTAAATAAAGACAATTGCAAAATTGATTGGACTAAACCTGGCGAAGTAATTTATAACTTGGTTAGAGGATTATGTCCTTATCCTGCAGCTTGGTCATTTATTAAAGATGGAGAACAAGAATGGAATGTGAAATTCTATGAAACTGCATTTGTTAAAGAAGAGCATAATTTTGCAATAGGTAGTGTAGTAACTACAAAGAAAGAAATGAAAATTGCCGTTGAAAATGGTTTTTTAGAAATTTATAGTTTACAGTTTCCAGGAAAGAAAAGAATGAGAACTCATCAGTTGTTAAACGGTGTTCAATTTTCTACAGAAGCAAAAGCTTTTTAA
- a CDS encoding HU family DNA-binding protein — MVKTFIMNKSELIDAMAASAGITKAAAKLALESFLSNVEGTLKKGGRVSLVGFGSWSVSKRAAREGRNPQTGKTIKIAAKNVVKFKAGAELDGAVNK; from the coding sequence ATTGTAAAAACATTTATTATGAACAAATCAGAATTAATCGATGCAATGGCAGCTTCTGCTGGAATTACAAAAGCAGCTGCTAAATTAGCTTTAGAATCATTTTTATCTAATGTTGAAGGTACATTAAAAAAAGGTGGTAGAGTATCATTAGTAGGTTTTGGTTCTTGGTCAGTTTCTAAAAGAGCTGCTAGAGAAGGAAGAAACCCTCAAACAGGTAAAACTATCAAAATTGCTGCTAAAAATGTAGTAAAATTCAAAGCTGGTGCTGAATTAGACGGAGCAGTTAATAAATAA
- a CDS encoding YqgE/AlgH family protein, with protein MISVLPKKGHLLIAEPSTLGDTSFNRSVILLAEHNQEGSVGFILNKPLSYTINDLVPEIEAKFTVYNGGPVEQDNLYFIHNVPDIVPNSIEIASGIFWGGDFETVKNLINEGQISKQNIRFFLGYSGWEPNQLEEELKENTWIVSENDLNEKLLSKAVQHFWKEKMKEQGGDYVLFSNAPSDPTLN; from the coding sequence ATGATATCAGTTTTACCAAAGAAAGGTCACTTGCTGATAGCAGAACCTTCAACACTTGGAGATACTTCTTTTAATCGTTCCGTGATACTTTTAGCAGAACATAATCAGGAAGGCTCAGTTGGTTTTATATTGAATAAACCTTTAAGTTATACTATAAATGATTTGGTTCCAGAAATAGAGGCAAAGTTTACTGTGTATAACGGAGGACCTGTAGAACAAGATAATCTGTATTTTATTCACAACGTTCCTGATATTGTTCCTAATAGTATAGAAATTGCATCGGGTATTTTTTGGGGTGGCGATTTTGAAACTGTAAAAAATTTGATTAATGAAGGGCAAATTTCAAAGCAAAATATCCGTTTTTTTCTTGGTTACAGCGGTTGGGAACCAAATCAACTAGAAGAGGAACTGAAAGAAAACACTTGGATAGTTTCAGAAAACGATTTAAATGAAAAATTACTTTCTAAAGCAGTGCAACATTTTTGGAAAGAAAAGATGAAAGAACAAGGAGGCGATTATGTTTTGTTTTCAAATGCTCCTTCAGATCCAACACTTAATTAA
- a CDS encoding aminotransferase class IV codes for MVNFNGNIQENSTILIENNRGFLFGDAIFETIKVAQNKILFSEDHYFRLMSAMRICRMEIPMNFTLEYFEEQILKLTNTNKTNSNFRVRFSVYRKGDGFYLPKSKDIDFIITYLSLDSHLYELNSGKYEIELYKDAHITKQIFSTLKSNNKMIQITGSIFADENGYDNCLLLNDEKNVIEALQSNIFIRFGSEIQTPSLSDGCLNGIMRKQIISLIKKNSSFEITEKSISPFDLQKADEIFLTNTIKGIQSVTQYRKKSYTNEAATALTEVLNNSLFN; via the coding sequence ATGGTAAATTTTAACGGAAATATTCAAGAAAACAGTACTATTTTAATTGAAAATAATCGTGGATTTCTATTTGGCGATGCTATTTTCGAAACTATTAAAGTTGCTCAAAACAAAATTCTTTTTTCTGAAGATCATTATTTCAGACTAATGTCGGCAATGAGAATTTGCAGAATGGAAATTCCTATGAATTTTACACTTGAATATTTTGAGGAGCAAATTTTAAAATTAACCAATACTAATAAAACAAATTCCAATTTCAGAGTGCGCTTTTCTGTTTATAGAAAAGGTGATGGCTTTTACTTACCGAAATCTAAAGATATTGATTTTATAATTACTTATTTATCGCTTGATAGTCATTTATATGAATTAAATAGCGGAAAATATGAAATTGAACTTTATAAAGATGCTCATATAACCAAACAAATTTTCTCTACTTTAAAAAGTAACAATAAAATGATTCAAATTACCGGTAGCATTTTTGCCGATGAGAACGGATATGACAATTGTTTGCTTTTAAACGATGAAAAAAATGTTATTGAAGCATTACAATCAAATATATTTATTCGTTTTGGAAGTGAAATTCAAACACCTTCTTTAAGCGATGGTTGTTTAAATGGCATTATGAGAAAACAAATTATATCGCTTATTAAGAAAAATTCTTCTTTTGAAATTACAGAAAAATCTATTTCTCCGTTTGATCTTCAAAAAGCAGATGAAATTTTCTTAACTAATACTATTAAAGGAATTCAATCGGTAACACAATACAGAAAGAAAAGTTATACTAATGAAGCTGCAACTGCACTAACTGAAGTACTTAATAATTCTTTATTTAATTAA
- a CDS encoding START-like domain-containing protein gives MEVKLKYELEFPIHASPSLLYQYISTPSGMSEWFADNVNSRGEIFTFIWDGAEEKAKLISKRTGERVKFRWLDEDGTDTEYFFELKILEDEITKDVSIMVVDFAEEDEIEESKLLWENQISDLKHVLGSV, from the coding sequence ATGGAAGTAAAATTAAAATACGAACTAGAATTCCCAATACACGCCTCTCCTTCTCTATTATATCAATATATTTCTACACCCTCGGGTATGTCTGAATGGTTTGCTGATAATGTTAACTCAAGAGGTGAAATCTTTACTTTTATTTGGGATGGTGCAGAAGAAAAAGCAAAATTAATTTCTAAAAGAACAGGAGAACGTGTAAAATTTAGATGGCTTGATGAAGATGGAACAGATACAGAATATTTTTTCGAATTAAAAATATTAGAAGACGAAATAACAAAAGACGTTTCAATAATGGTAGTCGATTTTGCTGAAGAAGACGAAATTGAAGAATCTAAACTATTATGGGAAAATCAAATTTCCGACTTAAAACACGTTTTAGGCTCTGTTTAA
- a CDS encoding site-specific integrase, translated as MITYLNEVLIATSAKNRNNTRADISTIFSTLEQNEIIPLNFVQKIPVLKSTPEKNKSYSSTEESKIFDYLDKNNKLLSLYVKFISYNFLRPVEVNRIKIGDIDLNDKILKIKTKTGFKLKRIPQVLIDELPDISNYPNDAFLFGRKDFGQYWDANETSRRNDYSDYFLEIKRNLV; from the coding sequence GTGATCACTTATCTTAATGAAGTATTAATTGCTACATCAGCCAAAAATAGAAACAATACAAGAGCAGATATCAGTACTATTTTTTCTACTCTAGAGCAAAATGAAATTATTCCTTTAAATTTTGTTCAAAAAATTCCTGTTTTAAAAAGCACACCCGAAAAAAACAAATCTTACTCAAGTACTGAGGAAAGTAAAATATTCGACTATTTAGATAAAAACAACAAGTTACTTTCTCTTTATGTTAAATTCATTTCCTACAATTTTTTAAGACCTGTAGAGGTTAATCGAATTAAAATTGGAGATATTGATTTAAATGACAAAATTCTAAAAATTAAAACCAAAACTGGATTTAAATTAAAACGAATTCCTCAAGTTCTAATCGATGAATTACCAGACATATCTAACTATCCTAATGATGCATTCTTATTTGGAAGAAAAGATTTTGGTCAATATTGGGATGCTAATGAAACAAGTAGACGAAATGACTATTCTGATTATTTTTTAGAAATTAAAAGAAATTTGGTTTAG
- a CDS encoding DNA adenine methylase: protein MPDIILPKTRYYGSKRKIIDKIWNIIVNEANLEFDSVLDVFGGSASFSYYAKLNQKQVLYNDIFQFNTIIGRKLIEQNTNELTYENAVKLFERLPEVNYLNHIAEYYNDIYFTDEENNQIDIYIQNVLALENENVKCSALYILFQSCLMKRPYNLFHRRNLNMRLNYKKGNFGNKQTWERSFQELFIRFIKELDKVCIDNGRINTAYNFSALNCHLGADLVYIDPPYFKKESSTSYHSKYHFLEGLVNYYDIPNNINFNKKNKEININASREFEDKTNFLNDLRILISNHIDSHIVISYRNNGIPSIEEISELLRSFNLFNVVEYNLGKYNYALNKNNEFNEEILLICKNLNKI from the coding sequence ATGCCAGATATAATATTACCCAAAACTAGATATTATGGTTCAAAAAGAAAAATAATAGACAAAATCTGGAACATCATCGTAAATGAAGCAAACTTAGAATTTGATTCTGTGTTAGATGTTTTTGGAGGTTCTGCTTCGTTCTCTTATTATGCTAAGTTAAATCAGAAACAAGTTTTATATAATGATATCTTTCAATTTAATACTATAATTGGGAGAAAACTAATCGAACAAAATACAAATGAATTGACGTATGAAAATGCAGTTAAATTGTTTGAAAGGCTTCCTGAAGTAAATTATTTAAATCATATCGCTGAATATTACAACGACATTTATTTTACCGATGAAGAGAACAATCAAATAGATATATATATACAGAATGTATTAGCATTAGAAAATGAAAATGTAAAATGCAGTGCTTTATATATTCTTTTTCAAAGCTGTCTAATGAAAAGGCCTTATAATTTATTTCATAGAAGAAACCTAAATATGAGATTAAATTATAAAAAGGGTAATTTTGGTAATAAGCAAACATGGGAAAGAAGTTTTCAAGAACTTTTTATAAGATTTATTAAAGAGTTAGATAAAGTCTGTATTGATAACGGAAGAATAAATACTGCTTATAATTTTAGTGCTCTAAATTGCCATCTAGGTGCAGATTTGGTCTATATTGATCCTCCATATTTCAAAAAGGAAAGTTCCACATCTTATCATAGTAAATATCATTTTCTTGAAGGATTGGTTAATTATTACGACATCCCCAATAATATAAATTTCAATAAGAAAAATAAGGAAATAAACATAAATGCATCTAGAGAATTTGAAGATAAAACAAATTTCTTAAACGATTTAAGAATACTAATTAGTAATCATATTGATTCACATATTGTCATATCATATAGAAACAATGGCATTCCTTCAATAGAAGAAATTAGTGAATTATTGAGGTCATTTAATTTATTTAATGTTGTTGAATATAATTTAGGAAAATATAATTATGCATTGAATAAAAATAACGAGTTCAATGAAGAAATTTTATTGATTTGTAAAAATTTGAACAAAATATAA
- a CDS encoding relaxase/mobilization nuclease domain-containing protein, whose protein sequence is MIAKQAKGADFYGVLKYNQGKVEKGYGVVLETNLTSEKVVMQTKEFNVVRQLRPNLSKAVYHTSLSLPYSDSLSDKEFTDLGRDYLKDMGFDDNQYIIYKHTDQDHSHIHIVANRVKYSGDVVSDSQDYKRSEALVRKLEVKYNLTVLKENKESNVLSKGEIEKCLRTGEAPERLELQRIINEIIKHNQSIFEFEKKLKEKKVSIKLNASIEGKISGISFEYKGNTYKGSQVNRNLSWSKLKTKLYEQNRIDPIILQNTGKIRENQQEARRVRKTSESNSFNYSQQPKTDLGENRGAEKVNKPRIRRRR, encoded by the coding sequence ATGATAGCAAAACAAGCGAAAGGCGCCGATTTTTATGGGGTTTTGAAATATAATCAAGGTAAAGTCGAAAAAGGTTATGGAGTTGTTTTAGAGACTAACTTAACTTCAGAAAAAGTAGTTATGCAAACAAAAGAATTTAATGTAGTTCGACAATTACGACCCAATTTATCTAAAGCAGTATATCATACCTCTTTAAGTCTCCCCTACTCTGATTCGCTTTCAGACAAGGAATTTACAGACTTAGGGCGAGATTATTTAAAAGACATGGGGTTTGACGACAATCAGTATATAATCTACAAGCACACTGACCAAGATCATTCGCACATTCACATTGTAGCAAATCGAGTCAAGTATTCTGGCGATGTAGTAAGTGATTCACAAGATTATAAACGAAGTGAAGCATTAGTTAGAAAATTAGAAGTGAAGTATAATCTGACAGTACTTAAAGAAAATAAAGAATCGAATGTACTTTCTAAAGGTGAAATTGAAAAATGTTTACGCACTGGCGAAGCTCCAGAAAGATTAGAACTTCAAAGAATCATAAATGAAATTATAAAACATAATCAATCCATTTTTGAATTTGAAAAGAAACTTAAAGAGAAAAAAGTTAGTATAAAACTTAATGCGAGCATTGAGGGAAAAATATCGGGTATTTCCTTTGAGTACAAAGGAAATACATACAAGGGAAGTCAAGTGAATAGAAACCTTTCTTGGAGTAAACTTAAAACTAAATTATATGAACAAAACAGAATCGATCCAATTATTCTCCAAAATACTGGAAAAATTAGAGAAAATCAGCAAGAAGCAAGAAGAGTTAGAAAAACTTCAGAATCAAATAGCTTCAACTATAGTCAACAACCAAAGACAGATTTGGGAGAAAATAGAGGAGCAGAAAAAGTAAACAAACCTCGCATAAGACGAAGAAGATAA
- a CDS encoding MobC family plasmid mobilization relaxosome protein: MARPKSHINHLKVFQVNVRFTCEDLLLIESQSKTYGLTVVEYVRKRALNKQLPKHAISPINRELLIELSRIGNNVNQLAKKSNQNFLDKYVFNRDLRELKEILNQIKTELLE, translated from the coding sequence ATGGCACGACCAAAATCCCATATCAATCACCTAAAAGTGTTTCAAGTAAACGTGAGATTCACTTGTGAAGACTTATTATTAATAGAAAGTCAATCAAAAACCTATGGACTAACTGTTGTGGAATATGTTCGTAAACGTGCATTGAATAAGCAGTTACCCAAACATGCTATATCTCCAATTAATCGTGAGTTGCTAATTGAACTTAGTCGCATTGGAAATAATGTGAATCAGCTAGCGAAAAAAAGCAATCAAAACTTTTTGGATAAATACGTGTTCAATCGTGATTTAAGAGAATTGAAAGAAATTTTAAATCAAATTAAAACAGAACTTTTAGAATGA
- a CDS encoding helix-turn-helix domain-containing protein, producing MQSKIDKIEEEIVQKIFKLALEKFDGNNSLFARKSNCSEASIRRIYNGKQRMTLNMLLKLCDGLEIDLKELIEQI from the coding sequence ATGCAAAGTAAAATTGATAAAATAGAAGAAGAAATTGTTCAAAAGATTTTTAAGTTGGCGCTTGAAAAGTTTGATGGAAACAACTCTCTATTTGCAAGAAAATCGAACTGCTCTGAAGCTTCCATTAGGCGTATTTATAATGGTAAACAACGCATGACTTTAAACATGCTTCTTAAACTTTGTGATGGATTAGAAATTGATTTGAAGGAGTTGATTGAACAAATCTAA
- a CDS encoding type IV pilin protein yields the protein MKTMPWKSINKTSPRFYVKAYSLTEILIVLCIIGILLLMVLPNQTSVISQAKAIEAQAMLNQVYGLEKSHFYRFSKYSNNLEEIGFEQEQTVEDGVSGVDNDNKNIAPMIELNFDGNEKMQKFSFSIKFNDKNQFDKVILNSGKEFGIEEWNKFFTDMNPQDTEAGTNIQNDYIQRDYNNNNPK from the coding sequence ATGAAAACAATGCCTTGGAAATCAATTAATAAAACTTCTCCAAGATTTTACGTTAAAGCTTACTCATTAACTGAGATTTTGATAGTATTGTGTATTATTGGTATTTTACTTTTAATGGTTTTACCTAATCAAACATCAGTTATTAGTCAAGCAAAAGCAATTGAAGCGCAAGCTATGCTAAATCAAGTATATGGTTTAGAGAAAAGTCATTTTTATCGTTTTTCTAAATATTCTAATAATTTGGAAGAAATTGGATTTGAACAAGAACAAACTGTTGAAGATGGTGTTTCAGGTGTTGATAATGATAATAAAAATATTGCACCAATGATTGAGTTAAATTTTGATGGAAATGAAAAAATGCAAAAATTTTCATTTAGTATAAAGTTTAATGATAAAAACCAATTTGATAAAGTAATTTTAAATTCAGGTAAAGAATTTGGCATAGAAGAATGGAATAAATTCTTCACTGACATGAATCCTCAGGATACTGAGGCAGGAACAAACATTCAAAATGATTATATCCAAAGAGATTATAATAATAATAATCCAAAATAA
- a CDS encoding RHS repeat-associated core domain-containing protein, whose product MYTTFLYTYFVANDYPSFGMTLPNRTHSSTAYRYGFQGQEKDDEIKGEGNSINYTFRMHDPRVGRFFATDPLEKKYPMLTPYQFSGNRLIDSKEIEGMEGFQYTKYDIVNGQKIPIKQIVEVDVIVLVTTNSKDKISFSVGTGKKIEKILNDNFNPTEVYKDNRFNRTFNKDKIGKKKREYTTNIEGHTVPVEFVFNVSEQNYKGSETIAGRSDLLIKITNDNNKKTDFISTDGDIVRSTITVGQIKVTSIDDAGVASSGGNRIVFKKRQLSSIVHEIIHNFYSYDKNLIMKNDKDHENESIGGGGAMLYGTGAGSPPSQNNINFILKTVPSIDESEKPSKTNN is encoded by the coding sequence ATTTACACCACGTTCTTATACACTTATTTTGTAGCTAATGACTATCCTTCTTTTGGAATGACATTGCCTAACCGAACGCACTCAAGTACTGCTTACCGTTACGGTTTCCAAGGACAAGAAAAAGACGACGAAATTAAAGGCGAAGGGAATAGTATAAACTACACCTTTAGAATGCACGACCCAAGAGTTGGGCGTTTCTTTGCAACTGACCCGCTTGAAAAAAAATATCCAATGTTGACACCTTATCAATTTAGTGGTAATAGGCTTATCGATTCTAAAGAGATTGAAGGAATGGAGGGATTTCAGTATACAAAATATGACATTGTAAATGGTCAAAAAATTCCAATAAAACAAATCGTAGAAGTAGACGTAATTGTTTTAGTTACAACTAATAGCAAAGATAAGATAAGTTTTAGTGTAGGTACAGGAAAGAAAATAGAAAAAATATTGAATGATAATTTTAACCCTACAGAAGTATACAAGGATAATAGGTTTAATAGAACTTTTAATAAAGACAAAATAGGTAAAAAGAAAAGAGAATATACAACAAATATAGAGGGGCATACCGTTCCAGTTGAATTTGTATTTAATGTATCAGAACAAAACTACAAAGGATCAGAAACTATCGCTGGACGCTCCGACTTGTTAATAAAAATTACTAATGATAATAATAAAAAAACAGATTTTATTTCTACCGATGGTGATATTGTAAGAAGTACCATAACCGTAGGTCAGATAAAGGTAACTAGTATAGATGACGCTGGAGTTGCAAGTTCTGGTGGAAACCGTATTGTCTTTAAGAAAAGGCAGTTATCTTCTATTGTACATGAAATTATTCATAACTTTTACTCATATGATAAGAATCTAATTATGAAAAATGATAAAGATCATGAGAATGAAAGTATAGGTGGAGGTGGAGCAATGCTATATGGAACTGGAGCTGGGAGCCCTCCTTCACAAAATAATATAAATTTTATCTTAAAAACAGTTCCATCTATAGACGAATCAGAAAAGCCATCTAAAACAAATAATTAA